In Sulfurimonas hongkongensis, a single genomic region encodes these proteins:
- a CDS encoding shikimate dehydrogenase — protein MKLFAIFGDPVSHSRSPLMHNSVFRALGYNACYTRVHLRDGTKLKETFFSLKLSGANVTVPHKEEAFRACDEVRGFAKSVGVVNTLINENGRLIGYNTDSDGFMFAIEEFGEIKNVLILGAGGTAKALASRFAQDNIKVSVLNRSEARLSYFNKIGCEISSWDSYKSKNYDLVINTTSAGLKDEELPASKEMVEDILTKTSFVADVIYGKLTPFLSLAKEHNITYKDGADMLLGQGILANELFVNKELSLKNIKTHMQKSFEL, from the coding sequence ATGAAATTATTTGCGATTTTTGGCGATCCTGTATCACACTCTCGCTCTCCACTTATGCACAATTCCGTTTTTAGGGCACTAGGCTACAATGCTTGTTACACAAGAGTTCATCTAAGAGATGGAACAAAGCTAAAAGAGACTTTTTTTTCTCTTAAACTTAGCGGTGCAAATGTTACAGTTCCACATAAAGAGGAAGCCTTTAGAGCTTGTGATGAAGTTAGAGGCTTTGCAAAGAGTGTAGGTGTTGTAAACACTCTAATAAACGAAAATGGAAGACTCATAGGCTATAACACTGACTCTGATGGTTTTATGTTTGCTATAGAAGAGTTTGGCGAGATAAAAAATGTACTAATTTTAGGAGCTGGTGGAACTGCTAAAGCTCTAGCATCTAGGTTTGCTCAAGATAATATAAAAGTATCAGTTTTAAACAGAAGCGAAGCAAGACTATCTTATTTTAATAAGATTGGCTGTGAGATATCGAGCTGGGATAGCTACAAAAGTAAAAACTACGACTTAGTTATAAATACAACAAGTGCAGGATTAAAAGATGAAGAACTCCCCGCTTCAAAAGAGATGGTAGAAGATATCTTAACTAAAACCTCATTTGTAGCAGATGTTATATATGGCAAACTAACTCCATTTTTAAGCCTTGCAAAAGAACATAACATCACCTACAAAGATGGAGCAGACATGCTACTAGGTCAAGGCATCTTAGCAAATGAACTCTTTGTAAACAAAGAGCTAAGTCTAAAGAATATAAAAACTCATATGCAAAAAAGCTTTGAGCTTTAA